The Choristoneura fumiferana chromosome 10, NRCan_CFum_1, whole genome shotgun sequence genome has a segment encoding these proteins:
- the LOC141431908 gene encoding DNA polymerase beta-like: MSKRKNPSGTDNLNGDFCDFLMELAEYEKNVSRNIHKYNAYRKAASVLAALDKRIESGDEAKKLKGIGEKIAKKIDEFLQTGKLAKLENIHQDEEAQAISLLTRVSGIGPVKAADLVRGGIKSIEDLRNHQNRLTHHQLIGLKYFEDFEKKIPRSEIQEIEKKLKGYIIGSDSQFTVTICGSFRRGKQESGDIDALVTHPLVQAPGGKKKHNEQILKKIVETLSDLITDTISLGDTKFMGVCRLSSELPARRLDIRLIPSDQYHCAVLYFTGSDVFNKTMRSHALEKGFTLNEYSLRPVGVTGIPGEPVPVSSEEEIFDYIDYPYKKPEERNM; this comes from the exons ATGAGTAAACGCAAAAATCCTTCGGGTACCGACAACTTAAATGGTGATTTTTGTGATTTTCTAATGGAATTAGCAGAATATGAGAAAAATGTTAGCCGTAACATTCACAAGTACAATGCCTATAGAAAAGCGGCCAGTGTCTTAGCTGCACTCGATAAAAGAATAGAATCTGGAGACGAGGCTAAGAAGTTAAAAGGAATTGGGGAAAAAATTGCTAAGAAAATCGACGAGTTCCTTCAAACTGGGAAACTGGCTAAGCTTGAAAATATACATCAAGACGAGGAAGCTCAGGCAATTAGTTTGTTAACCCGCGTCTCGGGCATTGGGCCCGTCAAAGCTGCGGACTTGGTGAGAGGTGGTATAAAGAGTATTGAGGATTTGAGAAACCATCAGAACAGATTGACACATCACCAACTAATTGGATTAAA GTACTTTGAagattttgaaaagaaaataccAAGATCCGAGATTCAGGAAATTGAAAAGAAACTAAAAGGTTATATAATCGGTTCAGATTCTCAGTTCACGGTCACAATCTGTGGAAGCTTCAG ACGCGGTAAACAGGAAAGCGGTGACATAGACGCATTGGTAACGCACCCACTAGTCCAAGCACCAGGGGGCAAAAAGAAACACAATGAGCAAATACTGAAAAAAATTGTTGAAACTCTGAGTGACCTGATTACTGATACCATATCTCTTGGAGATACTAAATTCATG GGTGTTTGCCGCCTCTCCAGCGAGCTTCCGGCTCGGCGACTCGACATCCGGCTGATACCGAGCGACCAGTACCACTGCGCTGTGCTATACTTCACCGGCAGCGACGTGTTCAACAAAACTATGCGCTCGCACGCCTTGGAAAAAGGATTCACGCTCAATGAATACTCCTTAAGACCAGTTGGAGTCACAG GTATCCCCGGTGAGCCAGTTCCAGTGTCTTCGGAAGAAGAAATATTCGACTATATTGATTACCCATATAAAAAACCAGAGGAACGTAATATGTAA